From the genome of Streptomyces sp. NBC_01304:
ACGGCACCCGCACCCTCCTCCAACTGCTCCACCAGTCGCGGGCCGTACCCCGGGGCACGGCCCGCGACTGGCCGAAGTTCCCCGAGCGCGGCCTCATGGTCGACAACGGCCGCAAGTTCTTCGCCCCGCGCTGGCTGGCCGCCCACATCAAGGAGCTGTCCTACCTCAAGCTCAACTACCTCCATCTGCACCTGTCCGACAACGAGGGCTTCCGCGTCGAGAGCACCTCGCACCCGGAGTTCGTGGCCGCGGACAAGCTCACCAAGCGGCAGGTGAAGGACCTGATCGCACTCGCCGCCCGCCACAAGATCACGGTGGTGCCGGAGTTCGAGGCGCCGGGCCACATGCGGGCCGTCCTGGGCCAGCACACGGACCTCCGGCTCGTCAGCCGGACCGGCGAGGTGCACCAGGACCGGATCGACCTCAGCAAGCCCGGTGCGTACAAGCTGATCAGGGAGATCTACACCGAGTACCTGAAGCTGTTCCCCGGCCCCTACTTCCACATCGGCGCCGACGAATACCGGGCCGACGCCGACGCCCACCCCCAGATCCTCGCGTACGCCCGCAAGCACTACGGCCCCAAGGCCAACGCCAAGGACACCTACCTCGGCTTCATCAACTGGGCGAACCGCCTCGTGCGGGCCGCGGGCAAGACCACGCGCGCGTGGAGCGACGGCGTCGGCGGCGGCAGCGCGGTCAAGGTGGACCCGAACGTGATCCTGGAGTACTGGTACACCCACGGGCTCACACCGCAGCAGCACGTCGACAACGGGCACCGCATCCTCAACGCGAGCTGGGTGCCCACGTATTACATCCTCGGCGGCAACAAGCCCGACACGGTCTTCGGGTACGAGAAGTGGCACCCGAACCTCTTCCAGGACGGCGGCACCCTCCGGCCCGCCTCCCGGTCC
Proteins encoded in this window:
- a CDS encoding family 20 glycosylhydrolase — encoded protein: MTSNSAFPRRIVLAVSALCLVACLPSCRPVEAPLDDAARSGAARVPAAAGPAAAGPAAAGPAAARGNAAPRVIPALREWRGGQGTFRYGNGSRIIRSRAHAAALAGTSRTFAADLAALTGRKPAQLMGTARDLRRGDILLTLGSRDRTLGREGYTLRVTGHATVGARTDTGAFYGTRTLLQLLHQSRAVPRGTARDWPKFPERGLMVDNGRKFFAPRWLAAHIKELSYLKLNYLHLHLSDNEGFRVESTSHPEFVAADKLTKRQVKDLIALAARHKITVVPEFEAPGHMRAVLGQHTDLRLVSRTGEVHQDRIDLSKPGAYKLIREIYTEYLKLFPGPYFHIGADEYRADADAHPQILAYARKHYGPKANAKDTYLGFINWANRLVRAAGKTTRAWSDGVGGGSAVKVDPNVILEYWYTHGLTPQQHVDNGHRILNASWVPTYYILGGNKPDTVFGYEKWHPNLFQDGGTLRPASRSRNLGAKLHVWCDMPELQTEQQVAAGLREPLRMLAQQVWGSPRPARTWARYQPLINRIGRSPGWPRALKD